A stretch of Aspergillus nidulans FGSC A4 chromosome VI DNA encodes these proteins:
- a CDS encoding uncharacterized protein (transcript_id=CADANIAT00009855) — protein sequence MRRDLSLETTELTTLRQDSELRSPASGSYHDPDADRTCGEILGLGGWKATLYLGSATSFTVLILNLVMVCWASFRHSDQDQRVLYSGNCDRTKELGTCVHLLINVLSTLLLSASNFGMQCLSAPTRKDIDRAHADNEWLDIGVHSIRNLRRIPRFRMLLWLSLALTSVPLHLFYNSTVYSSLSANSYDVYIGNSSFTSLTPADVANVYDPGWNGTEHYASAPRLVRMAAELERLSPEDCISTYETTFLSKYASVVLVSETFNGSTNVPAVDTAVIYVDTARIPGMGEYTETVPYKWICHDKLDKLYDDYYCTGSVGKVKSGDEWVVGGYKIDYCLAERTAEKCTLEYSLPLAIVVICVNFVKALLICLAPSLLGDGPLLTIGDGIGSFLRSPDETTQGNCLLTREIPGESEIKPLRYSVMPKRRWTSLSRARWVTCLLVYMASTAVCVGLLSRGLASMVNTEGVWTSGLAVISSQTLIESLYWPRDLIANVLIANTPQLIYSGIYFMSNSILTNMALSGEWVNFSLHRKGLRVSSKPQGHQRRTHFLSLPFRFGVPLIIVSALLHWLMSQSLYLVRIIAYSDPQTRNADYDTITLGYSPPAIVIGLCVGMLLPAGLVLFGCGRFQSGMPVAGSCSMAIAAACHPRGQTDEDRANLEYQRLKWGVEAYQNGEMWHCAFSNRKVMKPEDGMEYQ from the exons ATGAGGAGGGATTTAAGCCTGGAAACGACGGAGCTCACAACCTTGCGCCAAGATAGCGAGCTCCGCTCTCCAGCATCCGGCAGTTATCACGATCCGGATGCAGATCGCACGTGTGGGGAAATACTGGGACTAGGGGGATGGAAAGCGACCCTGTACCTGGGGTCGGCCACCTCGTTTACAGTCCTGATTCTAAATCTGGTCATGGTTTGCTGGGCGAGCTTCCGTCATTCCGACCAGGACCAGAGAGTGCTCTACTCGGGCAATTGCGACCGCACGAAGGAACTTGGGACGTGCGTGCATTTGTTGATCAACGTGCTCAGTACGCTTTTGCTGAGCGCGAGTAATTTTGGAATG CAATGCCTCAGCGCTCCCACGCGCAAGGATATCGATCGCGCGCACGCAGATAACGAGTGGCTTGATATTGGAGTTCACAGTATACGCAACCTACGGAGAATACCGCGATTTCGAATGCTGCTCTGGCTCAGTCTAGCCCTAACCTCTGTTCCGCTCCATCTGTT CTATAACTCCACTGTCTATTCGAGCctctccgccaactcctATGATGTGTACATTGGAAACTCCAGTTTTACCTCGCTCACGCCAGCCGACGTCGCGAACGTATATGATCCCGGCTGGAACGGAACAGAGCATTATGCATCCGCACCAAGGCTGGTGCGCATGGCAGCTGAGCTAGAGAGGCTCTCGCCGGAGGATTGCATCTCAACGTACGAAACCACTTTTCTGTCCAAGTACGCCAGCGTCGTCTTGGTCAGCGAGACCTTCAATGGGAGTACAAATGTGCCGGCAGTAGATACGGCAGTGATCTACGTCGACACCGCGCGCATCCCTGGAATGGGGGAGTACACAGAGACGGTGCCGTACAAATGGATATGCCACGATAAGCTCGATAAGCTCTATGACGATTACTATTGTACTGGCAGCGTTGGCAAGGTCAAGTCGGGCGATGAATGGGTAGTGGGCGGATACAAGATTGACTATTGCCTGGCCGAGCGCACAGCCGAGAAGTGCACGCTCGAGTACAGCCTGCCGTTGGCAATTGTCGTTATCTGCGTGAATTTCGTCAAGGCTCTGCTGATCTGTCTGGCCCCATCTCTGCTCGGAGACGGACCGCTGCTGACTATTGGGGATGGGATTGGCTCTTTTCTGCGGTCGCCGGATGAGACGACTCAAGGGAATTGTCTTCTGACGAGAGAGATC CCTGGCGAGTCCGAAATCAAGCCGCTGCGGTATTCTGTGATGCCAAAACGCCGCTGGACATCTCTGTCTAGGGCTCGCTGGGTCACCTGTCTCCTCGT ATACATGGCATCGACAGCTGTTTGCGTCGGCCTGCTGTCTCGCGGACTTGCTTCCATGGTAAACACTGAGGGCGTGTGGACGTCTGGGCTCGCCGTTATTTCCTCGCAGACCTTGATCGAGTCACTCTATTGGCCTCGTGATCTAATCGCGAACGTCCTCATTGCCAACACCCCACAACTGATCTACTCTGGAATCTACTTCATGTCCAATAGCATCCTCACCAATATGGCATTGTCCGGCGAATGGGTTAATTTCTCGCTTCACCGAAAGGGACTCCGCGTTTCGTCAAAGCCTCAAGGCCATCAGCGCCGAACGCACTTTCTATCATTACCTTTCCGCTTCGGCGTTCCCCTTATCATTGTCTCAGCGTTATTGCACTGGCTCATGTCCCAGAGTCTGTATCTCGTGCGGATCATCGCCTACAGCGACCCCCAGACACGAAATGCTGATTATGATACCATAACCCTCGGGTATTCGCCACCGGCCATTGTGATCGGCCTTTGTGTGGGAATGCTACTGCCAGCGGGTCTGGTGCTTTTTGGATGTGGGAGGTTTCAGTCTGGCATGCCGGTTGCAGGGAGCTGCAGCATGGCTATTGCTGCGGCGTGTCACCCCAGGGGTCAGACGGATGAAGATAGAGCGAACCTGGAGTATCAGCGGCTGAAGTGGGGAGTCGAGGCGTATCAGAACGGAGAGATGTGGCATTGTGCGTTCTCGAATAGGAAAGTTATGAAGCCTGAGGATGGAATGGAATACCAGTGA
- a CDS encoding uncharacterized protein (transcript_id=CADANIAT00009856) translates to MSKASKKPRKSGASRDETEALADYLARLAPFVDDGENPTATRTARRALRHYTVERQNFLFSLGLDSNMSFPQALNRAVNIVHQLDDDLDEARKEIEELAQNVSELVKKNDELQTTNSVLEDAHDTLAQDKKDIEMVATNRERQLDTECAETNKFREKYYVVAEELLRRDKERYEAKALVEKFNELWTDIFKGWEDVCGSRADRRFKYGVSGVWKHLCDNIWCPDMPLPSNKAADLIRRYCPPVAGHKNADFQTRVRGIVDQAGDLRNELENSQFTVHINPALVRLEQDPYLSPTVVIFTSFGFAESLGYCNVPGTHPEANSRDAAV, encoded by the exons ATGTCGAAGGCTTCAAAGAAACCCAGAAAGTCGGGGGCGTCCAGGGATGAAACCGAGGCGTTAGCTGATTACCTCGCGAGACTTGCTCCGTTcgtcgatgacggcgagaaCCCAACCGCTACTAGGACCGCCAGACGTGCACTCCGGCATTATACAGTTGAGCGGCAGAACTTCTTGTTCTCCCTGGGCCTCGACTCAAACATGAGCTTTCCGCAAGCACTGAATCGCGCGGTGAATATCGTCCATCAGCTGGACGATGACCTGGATGAAGCCAGAAAGGAGATCGAGGAGTTAGCCCAAAATGTGAGCgagttggtgaagaagaacgacgaACTGCAAACTACGAATTCCGTCCTAGAGGATGCCCATGATACCCTTGCACAGGATAAGAAAGACATCGAAATGGTGGCAACGAATCGAGAACGTCAGTTGGATACCGAATGCGCTGAAACGAACAAATTTCGAGAGAAATACTACGTAGTCGCCGAAGAACTCCTCCGCCGGGACAAAGAAAGATATGAGGCAAAAGCCTT GGTCGAGAAATTCAATGAACTATGGACCGACATATTTAAAGGATGGGAAGACGTCTGTGGGAGCCGCGCGGACCGTCGGTTCAAATACGGCGTCTCGGGCGTCTGGAAGCACCTCTGCGACAATATATGGTGCCCTGATATGCCGCTCCCCAGCAACAAGGCCGCGGACTTGATACGTCGTTATTGTCCGCCGGTGGCCGGGCACAAGAATGCTGACTTTCAAACGCGAGTGCGCGGCATCGTTGACCAGGCCGGTGATCTTCGcaatgagctggagaataGCCAGTTTACAGTGCATATCAACCCTGCCCTTGTGCGTCTTGAGCAAGACCCGTATCTCTCACCTACGGTCGTCATTTTCACAAGCTTCGGCTTTGCTGAGTCCCTCGGGTATTGCAACGTGCCCGGAACGCATCCAGAGGCTAACTCCAGGGATGCTGCTGTGTAA
- a CDS encoding copper transporter family protein (transcript_id=CADANIAT00009857), translating to MEHTHSTLLPRMAGMDMSSSATNASCSVEMLWNWKVIDSCFLSSTWHVTTKGMFAVSCIGVALLGVALEFLRRVSKDYEESLQRQFQRHAIAQLDDPLVCGVPASVVTYRASPLQQIIRAVLHVAQFGVAYITMLIAMYYNGYMIISIFIGAFLGKLFFDWGQYKVVLGQTQGPAAAKVEEEATKCCG from the exons ATGGAGCACACACACTCAACGCTCCTCCCCCGCATGGCCGGCATGGATATGTCCTCGTCAGCGACTAATGCTTCCTGCTCTGTCGAG ATGCTCTGGAACTGGAAAGTGATCGACTCATGCTTTCTTTCATCGACATGGCACGTCACTACAAAAGGCATGTTTGCCGTCTCCTGCATCGGCGTTGCGCTCCTGGGGGTCGCGCTCGAGTTCCTGCGGCGCGTATCCAAGGATTACGAAGAGAGCCTGCAGCGGCAGTTTCAGCGGCATGCGATTGCGCAGCTTGACGACCCGCTGGTGTGCGGTGTGCCCGCCAGTGTGGTCACCTACCGAGCGAGCCCGCTGCAGCAAATTATCCGGGCGGTACTGCATGTAGCGCAGTTCGGGGTGGCATATATCACCATGCTGATCGCGATGTATTACAACGGGTACATGATCATCTCGATCTTTATCGGTGCGTTCTTGGGCAAACTCTTCTTCGACTGGGGGCAATATAAGGTCGTGCTGGGGCAGACGCAGGGACCTGCAGCGGCTaaggtcgaggaggaagcgacCAAGTGTTGTGGCTAG
- a CDS encoding ferric reductase family protein (transcript_id=CADANIAT00009858) — protein sequence MSNLDAVKRHIQDFSQDSELEYHWGYAARQVPCLNDAGACEYLDAVYHEHDLGMLYTFILWAVICGLLFLFVLGRTLFPLTRASAPVDRTHFADSQSCQNDKALLEDSRPRQNAPYRFGTAIKSMTRRYLLPESGCAFVFGHTTRLQLLILAILIGYLTVFTFVGITYKTWMSPVKGMPGVYNTRTGLGPWSDRIGVLAFALTPLAVMLSSRESLLSLITGIPYHHFMFLHRWLGYIIYIQSTLHTIGWTIIEGKLYQPQPSAWNTWVAQTYIIWGIVAMILLSVMVALSTPWGIRLTGYEVFRKLHYVLAMVYIGACWGHWAQLYCWMIASLVVWFLDRGIRLARTFTMHHFNTPNTSHGFGMHVPNARMTVFQRARDGDIVRLELEHNHDEWQIGQHFFLCFPALSVWQSHPMTPASVPGTNPRGQIHTYIIRARSGITKRLAQLAQTAQATSVVLNGPYGQSIVDEDFYRDDEINVFCVAGGTGVTFVLSLLLRLAQQAQRRGLLEFVWVVRRKDDLDWIQPELETLKKAAAAVRTFRIRIFVTRGAHDSTEPVAALGDPFSKEADAAVNCQTPSSPSTPSVSPHEHQDPTPTSTFTIHAPSSAASLASGDKNHPDLAAQVTDFVSRTVSGPTRVFASGPLGMIRDLRSAVASCNDPGKVWKGQERFDVQLVHDDRLEF from the coding sequence ATGTCCAACCTCGACGCCGTCAAACGCCATATCCAGGACTTCTCGCAGGACTCTGAGCTCGAGTACCACTGGGGTTATGCGGCCCGCCAGGTCCCCTGCCTCAACGATGCGGGCGCTTGTGAGTATCTCGACGCCGTCTACCACGAGCATGACCTGGGCATGCTCTATACTTTCATCCTCTGGGCCGTCATCTGCGgcctgctcttcctcttcgtccttggaCGAACCCTGTTCCCTCTGACGCGGGCCTCTGCCCCTGTCGACAGAACGCATTTCGCAGACTCACAGTCCTGCCAGAATGATAAAGCGCTTCTTGAAGACTCGCGGCCGCGCCAGAACGCTCCTTACCGGTTTGGTACCGCCATCAAGAGCATGACGCGGCGGTACCTGCTCCCAGAGAGCGGTTGCGCCTTCGTGTTTGGCCACACGACgcggctgcagctccttatcctcgccatcctgaTTGGCTACCTGACGGTCTTCACTTTTGTCGGCATCACCTACAAGACATGGATGAGCCCCGTCAAGGGCATGCCCGGCGTGTATAACACCCGCACCGGGCTCGGGCCCTGGTCGGACCGCATCGGCGTGCTCGCCTTCGCGCTCACGCCGCTCGCCGTCATGCTCTCCAGCCGAGAGTCCCTGCTCTCGCTCATCACTGGGATCCCCTACCACCATTTTATGTTCTTACACCGCTGGCTCGGCTATATCATCTACATCCAGTCGACGCTCCACACGATCGGCTGGACGATCATCGAGGGCAAGCTCTACCAGCCGCAGCCGTCGGCGTGGAACACCTGGGTTGCGCAGACGTACATTATCTGGGGCATTGTGGCGATGATCTTGCTCTCAGTCATGGTCGCCCTTAGCACCCCGTGGGGGATCCGGCTGACCGGGTACGAAGTCTTCCGCAAACTGCACTATGTTCTGGCGATGGTCTACATAGGCGCGTGCTGGGGCCACTGGGCGCAGCTCTACTGCTGGATGATCGCCTCGCTGGTCGTCTGGTTCCTCGACCGCGGTATCAGGCTAGCGCGCACATTCACGATGCACCACTTCAACACGCCAAACACCAGCCACGGGTTCGGCATGCACGTTCCCAATGCGCGCATGACGGTCTTCCAGCGCGCGcgcgacggcgacatcgtccgcctcgagctcgagcACAACCACGACGAGTGGCAGATCGGTCAgcatttctttctctgctttcccGCTCTGAGCGTCTGGCAGAGTCATCCGATGACGCCCGCCAGTGTGCCCGGGACGAACCCGCGGGGCCAGATTCATACCTATATCATCCGCGCCCGGAGCGGGATTACCAAGCGGCTCGCCCAGCTGGCGCAGACAGCTCAAGCAACCTCGGTGGTCTTGAACGGACCGTACGGCCAGTCGATTGTGGACGAGGACTTTTACCGTGACGACGAAATCAACGTCTTCTGTGTTGCAGGCGGAACCGGCGTGACCTttgtcctttctctcctgctcAGGCTGGCGCAGCAGGCACAGCGCCGGGGCCTCCTTGAATTCGTCTGGGTCGTCCGTCGTAAGGACGACCTAGACTGGATCcagccggagctggagacgctgaagaaggctgctgctgcagtgcGAACTTTCCGCATTCGCATCTTCGTCACCAGAGGGGCTCACGATTCCACCGAACCGGTCGCAGCATTGGGAGACCCTTTCTCCAAGGAGGCAGACGCCGCCGTTAACTGCCAGACACCGTCTTCCCCCTCGACGCCATCAGTCTCGCCTCATGAACACCAGGACCCAACCCCAACTTCCACGTTCACCATCCACGCCCCTTCGTCGGCCGCCTCCTTAGCCAGCGGGGACAAAAACCACCCCGATCTCGCTGCGCAGGTGACGGACTTTGTCTCACGCACGGTATCCGGCCCAACGCGCGTCTTTGCTAGCGGCCCCCTCGGCATGATCCGTGATCTACGCAGCGCCGTTGCCTCGTGCAATGATCCGGGTAAGGTGTGGAAGGGTCAGGAGAGGTTTGATGTGCAGTTGGTGCATGATGATCGGTTGGAATTCTAG